In Aureibacillus halotolerans, the genomic window TACATAAGCAATCTGTATTGATTGCGACTCCGAAAGTTCACAAAGAAATCGTTGAACGGTTGCACGGTGCATCTTCCTAAATAAGTAAAACACCCACTGCCCAAATGAAGAGGCAGTGGGTGTTTGTTTTATATTTTTCCTGCTATGCGGTCTTTCGCCTTTTGGGAAAAACCGACGCCCATGCAGGCAACGATGCAAAGGGTAGCGATAATGCCTAGTAGCCAGCTTTTAAGTCCAATAGCAACCCCAATCAAACTTATGAAAAATGCGCACAGTACAGCAAGGAGGAGGTACTTCCATTTAATTTCTTTCATTTCCATGCGAAAGCTCCTTTTCTACGTCTCAATTGCTTCGACATCACTTTACCATACGGGGCGCACTGCCGCAATTTGAATACGCCAACTACCTAACACCTCCAAATGATATGAAGCTTCATTTTAAAGCTAAGAATCCTCCAACACTTGAAATCATCTGGAATGAGTAAATGTAATAACAAAATTTTTGTGATCCATGCCTGAGCATGTAAAAAGCGTTAATAAATCAAAAGCATCACTAGCGAGAATCCAGCGGCAAAGAAAACACGCCTGCTTCGTCAAAATACTTCGCTTTCCGCGGGCACGGCTTCAGCTTCCTCGGAAAGCAAGCTTGCCGAGGAGATCTTCAGCTCGCGCTGTTCCCGCAGGAGGCTACGTATTTTGACTACGCTTATGTTTGTTTCTGCGTAGATTTTTTTATTTTTAATTGGTCTCGTATGATGGCGAAAATGGAAAAGTGAGTTAAGCTGTGTTGCTTTAGCAAACAAGACAAGTAAGTGCATCGTTTCATACAGAATCATATCACATGGTGCACGAAGATCATCTGCCTCGTAGATTGATGTAGCGGTGGATTTTGCATAAGAACGCAGAGATGAAACGATTCCACGTAATGCATACAACGAAGTACATGGGGCATTTCCGAAACTTGCATACTTAACTGCAACACCAAACGCATGATAAAGCTAAGCTAATAGAGAAAAAGCAGTCCAAAGAAGCTTCATTATATTAAAGCTAAGAATCCTTCAACACTTGAAATCATCTGGAATGAGTAAATGTAAAAACAAAATTTTTGTAAGCCATGCCTGAGCATGTAAAGAGCGAAAAAAAAATCAAAAACAAACATATGAAAGCTTGTATAAAAAGCAAACACAACATTTAACTGCATGTTTACACAGTTCTCCCTACTCCCAAATTCAAGATGCGACTATTGAGGTAGATGGTAAGACATCAAGATATGCCTTCCTTTTTGCTTTTCATTTAGTCGTTCTGATTGGCATGAGATGAATTTTACAAAGATTTACGGAACGAATGCGATTCCTTTTTAAAAATGTGTTATAATACGAAGGTTGGTTAAAACTGAGTGTAGAATATCCATATTTGCAAAGCAAAGGAATCGGAGAAAGAGGAGTGAATGCGTTTGAAAAAGCGCAATGAAATTCGTAATATTGCTATTATCGCACACGTAGACCACGGGAAAACCACGTTGGTTGATAAAATGCTACATCAATCAGGCTTGTTTAGAGATAACGAGCATGTGGAAGAAAGAGCAATGGATTCAAATGATATTGAGAAAGAGCGCGGCATTACGATTCTTTCTAAGAATACGGCTGTCAATTACCAAGGGACAACGTTAAACATTTTGGACACGCCAGGGCACGCAGATTTTGGTGGTGAAGTAGAACGGATTATGCGGATGGTCGACGGTGTGTTGTTGATTGTTGACGCCTATGAAGGATGCATGCCGCAAACGCGTTTTGTTCTCAAAAAAGCTTTGGATACTGGGCTTACACCAGTGGTTGTTATAAATAAGATGGATCGACCTGCTGCGAGACCTGCAGAAGTGGTTGATGAAGTCCTCGAATTGTTTATGGAATTGGAAGCTGATGATGATCAGCTTGAATTCCCGGTTGTGTTTGCATCTGCCATGAACGGTGTGGCCACAAACGATTTAGATGTACCTAAGGATGATCTTAAGGATTTATTTGAGGCGATTATGACGCATGTCCCTGCCCCAGATGATACCCGTGACGCGCCACTTCAGTTTCAAGTATCTTTGCTGGATTACAACGATTACGTAGGCCGCATTTGTATCGGTCGCGTTTTTGCAGGTAAGATCCGACACGGGCAATCCGTTTCACTTTGTCAGCGTAATGGTTCCATTGCACAAGCGAAAATTTCGAAGCTTTACGGTTTCGAAGGCTTAAAACGACATGAGATTGACGAAGCGGGCGCTGGAGATCTTGTGGCTATAGCTGGAATCCAGGCCAACGTCGGGGAAACCATTTGCCTGCCTGGCAAGGAAGATGCTTTGCCAATTATCAAAATTGATGAACCAACGCTCCAAATGACATTTCATGTCAACGACAGTCCTTTCGCAGGTCGAGACGGAAAATACGTGACAGCAAGAAAAATCGAAGAGCGTTTATTAAAGCAACTTGAAACAGACGTATCAATGCGTGTTACTCAAGGGGCAACACCAGACGAATGGGTCGTTTCAGGACGCGGAGAACTTCATCTGTCTGTGTTTATTGAGAATTTACGCCGTGAAGGGTATGAACTATCCGTATCAAAACCTGAGGTCATCTTGCGTGAGATCAAAGGTGTTCGTTCCGAGCCATTTGAAGCTGTGCACATTGAAGTGCCAGACGAATTTACTGGTTCCGTAATGGAATCTTTAGGTTCACGTAAAGGTGAGATGGTCAACATGTCCGCACAAGGCGAACGGACGATGCTGGAGTTTTTAATTCCATCAAGAGCATTGATTGGCTATCGGACCGAGTTTATGACACTTACTAAAGGGATGGGCATCATGCATCACTCCTTTAAAGAATATCGTGCTGAAGTCACTGGTTATACCGGTGGAAGACGTCGAGGCGTTCTTGTGAATAAGGACCCTGGAAAAGCGACTCAATACGGCATTTTAGGCGTTGAGGATCGTGGTGTCGTATTTGTCGAGCCAGGAACCGATTTGTATGCAGGGATGATTGTTGGCGAACATTCGCGCGAAAACGATCTTACGGTCAATATTACAAAAGCGAAGCAAATGACAAACGTTCGCTCTGCAAACAAAGATCAAACACAAACAATGAAGAAAGCACGTGACATGAGTTTAGAAGAAGCGTTAGAATATATGGAAGATGACGAGCTTTGTGAAGTGACGCCTGAGGCCATTCGTCTTCGCAAAAAAATTCTAATGCAGGCAGAAAGAGAACGTGCAGAGAAACGCAAGAAAAAAGTTGTCGTTGAAGAGTAAACCCGTCATCTGAAACACACGTATGGGGGTGGAGAGTTGACTGGAAATATGGCAGAGACTATTGTCGTCCCTACAGATATGTGGCCAATAGCCAACTTTATTTTTCAAGGCTACGTCGGCAAGACCATTCCGGTAGACAATTTGGACCAGCTCGCGCTAAATCTTTTCTTTTTGTATTGCATCATTGTTGTTTTGAGCGTGCTGGTATACAATTTAGGCTTTGCCAGGAAGCTTCCGATATTAAAAAACGTGATCATTTATGTCATGCTTTTGATAGGCTGTATGCCACTAACAGTAATGGGAATGGGTTTGCCTGTTGCTGAAGGGATGTTCGTCATAGCGATCATTTTTGGCGTATACCGTTTTCGGTTACACAGAGGCAGAAAAAATCAAAGCCAGCAGGCGTGATGATGCCAGCTTAAACTTAAAAGCACCCTAATCGTATGTTGATTAGGGTGCTTTTTTGAGCGCTTTAATCATCGGTATTTCATGAACGCCTTTTACAACACGAGGAGAAGCAAGAAGATCGAGGAAACAAAGCGAAGCCATGGTCCGCATTGTGCATCCATACATGGGGATCCAGGCGAGCAAAGCAGGTGAAGAGGTTTCCCGCTTATCGCCATTTTACAGAGGATATGCCCTTTAGTCCCATCGACTTAACGAACGCGTCGGTGGCTTTACGGGCACTGTATCCGAATTGGAATTATTCCGTATCCGTTGATCGCACTCAGCGCACATATACGTATGTAAAGGACGGTTCCTTAGACGTTTCGCCATAGGACACCAGTCATCAATACGGTCGATTTTTTCGCATAACACACATTTCACACGCACTAGAGGTTCCTCCACTCATTCAGACTTGCCGTTCTTAGTGTGCCACAGAAGTGTCAATTAGAAAAGCAGTGAAACTACTTTTTAGTCTCATGCGGTTCATTTTTTGTATGAAATTCTCGCAGATTTGCAGGTTTTTTGTTTAGTAGCGTTGAATTAAGGCAATAATAATGGAAACACCGTCTATTATCTATTCTTTAGGAGGAAACGACATGAACAAAAATGATTTGATTTCTACAGTAGCTGAAAAGAGTGGTTTATCAAAAAAGGATGCAACAAGTGCTGTTGAAGCACTATTCTCTTCAATCTCTGAAGGACTTGAAAAAGGTGAAAAAATCCAGCTCGTTGGATTTGGAAACTTTGAAGTAAGAGAGCGTTCTGAAAGAAAGGGACGTAACCCACAAACAGGAAAAGAAATGACAATCCCTGCAAGCAAGGTACCTGCTTTTAAACCGGGCAAGCAATTAAAAGATGTCGTGAATTAATAGTAGCAAGCTCTGGTCTCCATTGGGACCAGGGTTTTTTATTTGCGATTTCCGGATACTTTGCTCTCTTTTCAAACACTTTCACATGATTTTCGAGCATATTATGCCTTTTTTCGGACACAGGGAGTTGTATGGATTTCATTCTTTTTCACTTTGCTTGTACATAGACATAGCCTAACACCAATAAAAAGAAAAGCCTTCAATTTCGTAAAAACACTACACAGGAGGCCTGAATTTGGAGACTATTTATGTGCTCGACACAAATGTACTCCTACAAGATCCATATTCGTTATATGCGTTTAAAGACAATCAGGTTGTCATTCCGGCGATTGTTTTAGAAGAAACGGATGCGAAAAAGAAATTCCCAGATGAGATAGGCGTTCATGCACGAACGATCGCAAGAATTTTGGATGGCTTGAGAAAAAGAGGCAAACTGCACGACAACATTTTATTAGACAACGGAGGTACGTTACGTGTCGAGCTGAATCATCGGTCGCTCAATACGTTAAATCAATTTTTCTTAGAACCTACGAATGACAATCGTATTATTGCAGTTGCTTTAAATTTGATGTTAGAAGAGCAAGAAAAAGAAGAGGGCCGACGGGTTGTGCTTGTTTCAAAGGATGCGATGGTTCGAATAAAAGCAGATGTGGTTGGCGTTGTGGCTGAAGATTTTTTGAATGACCGCGTGATTGAATCGGACGATATGTATAGAGGCTTTAGCGAGGTGTATTTAGACAATCAGCATATCCAATCGTTTTATCAAGAGGGAAGCCTCTCAGTTGCTTTATTAGACGAAGATTTCTACCCCAATGAGGCTGTCATCGTCAAGGCGCAAGAAAATCCATCAGGATCGAGCTTAGGGCGCTTAGATTCGACCGCCAGCTTTATTGTGCCTTTTTCGAAACAAACGGATTCAGTATGGGGAATTCGTCCGAGAAATGTTCAGCAGACGATGGCGCTGGAGCTATTGCTAAGTGAAGATGTTCCTCTCGTTACGCTCACCGGACAAGCAGGCACTGGAAAAACATTGTTAGCCTTGGCGGCGGGCTTGCTGCAAACGGAAGAAATGAGACGCTTTAAAAAGCTGCTCGTGGCAAGGCCGATTGTGCCAGTCGGAAAAGACATAGGCTATTTGCCAGGTGAGAAGGAAGAAAAGCTCAAGCCTTGGATGCAACCTATTTTGGATAATCTAGAGCATCTATTTTCGGTAAAGAAGCGCGAAGAACTGGATCGCATTCTTGCCGGCTTAGGTTCTATTGAAGTAGAGGCATTAAGCTATATTCGTGGTCGAAGCTTGCCTGAGCAATTTATCATTATTGATGAGGCGCAAAATCTTACAAAACATGAGGTCAAAACCATCTTAACGAGAGTAGGGGAGGGAAGTAAGATTATTCTAATGGGGGATACCGAACAAATTGATCACCCTTACTTGGATCCATACAACAATGGTCTGACCTACGTCGTAGAAAAATTTAAAGATCAGCCGCTGAGTGGCCATATACGATTGTTGAAGGGAGAGCGTTCAGAGCTAGCGAGGATTTCAGCGCAGTTGTTGTAAGCCTTTGGTTGTGATACTAAAAAAGCCATTGACAAAGGCTTTCAATGGTCAAGTATAGCATCGATCATGGAGTCATTATTCCATGATCGATGACGTATGTTTTCGGAAGAGGCTTCTTTTAAATAACCTCAATTGTTGTTACGTTTCGGAACGGATCTTGCTGGTTCGTTCTATCTGCAAAATATAGATGCACTGGACCATCATCGCGTAGCGGTTTGCCATGATTTGAAAAAGCGGCAACCATCGAGATGCCTTTCTCAAATGGGACATCTGTTACATGTTCGCTGTGATGTATACGAATGCTTTTCGCCTCTGTATCTGGCTCTGACCGTTCAATGTATGGCGCGATAGCCATCGCGAATGACTTTTCCAATACCTCATCACGCTCTTTTTTCGTCATACGTTGATCGCTTCTAGCGTCACTTTTCGTAATGGCGGCTTCACCGATGGCAAAAAACTCATCTAAATCAATTTTTGCTTTGTCAAAAATCCAAACACTTGGATCAAGTGTAATGGGGAATTTGACGTTGCCACGAATTAAAACAATTTCTGGATTCATCTAAAACGCTCCTTTGTTCAAAATTACAAATAAACTGCAATGGGTAAAAATGAAATCGACAGGGGATGATAGCAAGAAAAAACGGAGGTCAAAAGATGTACTGTCAAACATCTAGTGAGCTCGCTGAAATTCTTGAGCGAGCGGTGAAAATGACAACACATGGGAAGGTAGCCACGTATATACCCGCCCTTGCAAAGGCGTCGCCTTCTCTGCTTGGCATTAGCATTTACCACGATGAAGAGAAATGCTTTCATGCAGGTCAAACCGAGCAAACCTTTACGCTTCAAAGTATCTCCAAAGTCATTGCACTCGCCCTAGCTTTAATGGATCACGGGGCAAAGACGGTTTTTCAGCATGTAGGTATGGAACCAACAGGCGACCCTTTTAATTCTATTGCAAAACTGGAAACGATGCAAAACGTAAAGCCACTCAACCCGATGATTAATGCAGGTGCTTTAGTCGTTTCTTCATTAATTAAAGGGGCGACATTTCATGAAAAACTAGGAAGGCTTTTGGATTTAGTGCACGACATGACGAATGTCCCAGAAAGAAAATACAATCATGAGGTCGCTAAATCAGAAATTGAAACGGCACATTTAAACCGTTCACTTGCCTATTTTTTAAAGCAGCATAAGCTGTTAAGTGGTCATGTGGAAGATCTTATAGAATTTTATTCCCATCAATGTGCGATTGAAGTGAGCTGTAAAGATTTGGCTAGGATTGGCGCTGTTCTTGCGTATGATGGCAAAGACCCTGTGACGAAGCGGATTATTTTGCCCGCACATATTGCAAGGATTTGCAAAACGTTTATGGTCACGTGCGGCATGTACAACGCCTCTGGAGAGTTTGCCATTCGGGTCGGTATCCCGGCAAAAAGCGGGGTTTCAGGGGCAATTGTCGCAAGTATACCAGGATGGGGAGGTATCGGCATTTATGGACCAGCGTTAGATGACAAAGGCAACAGCATTGGGGGTATGCGTGCTCTTGAAATAATCTCACACGCCTATGACCTCCACATCTTTTAAGGCAGCAGTAAACAATTAGTGGTGTATGCTCATTTTTAAACACTTAGTTTAAAATGGTTAGGTTCGTCAATGACAAAATGATTGCTCTATGAGTTTTTGTTCAGCAAATCTTGCTTTTTACGGACTAAAGCGATATGATGTGGAGACAAGCAACTGTGTTAAACGGAGGGATCGGTTGATGATATCAGAGACGGCAATCAATCATCAAAGTGCAGCCTTAGCGTTGCTAAAAGAAGATGCCGAAAAGATTCTTAAGCTCATAAAAGTTCAAATGGATAATCTTACGATGCCCCAATGTCCTCTTTATGAAGAAGTACTAGACACACAAATGTTTGGGCTATCGCGTGAAATCCACTTTGCGGTCCGGTTGGGGTTGGTTGAGGACCAAGCGGGTAGAGATATAATTGAGACGCTTGAACGGGAGCTTTTTGCCCTGCATGAAGCAACGATGAACGCAAAATAAGCTCAGACTGTCGCCGCATTAGCGATGGTGTGGGTTTTTCTTTTGCCTAAGAACCCGATAAAGTCACTCTGGCAGACAGGAAACAGACTCCAGAAGACGAATAGTATACATATGAGAAAATGCGCTTGGGGTGGCTTTATTTGTTAAAGAAAATGCTTAAAAACTTTGATTATACACTTGTCTCAATGCCGGTTCTTTTAAGTATTTTTGGCTGCTTGATGGTGTTTAGCGCAAGTATCGTCGTGGCCGTATCCAACGAGTTTGGCGTAGAGCCTGATTATTTTTTCTGGCGACAGCTCAGGTCGCTTGCTGTTGCTCTTTTTATTTTTGTTGTTACTTTGCTGCTTCCGTATAAAATCTATTTAAGTTTGTACAAATGGATCATTTTAGCATGTGTTGCTGCATTGTTTGCTGTGTTTGCAATCGGTACTATTGGTGGTGGCGCGCAATCATGGATCCAATTTGCTCAACTCACAATACAGCCTGCCGAATTTGCTAAGCTGGGTGTTATATTGTATCTTGCTGGTGTGTTCTCAAAAAAACAAGCATACATAAATCAATTTTCTGTTGCTGTTGTACCGCCGTTGATTTTTATCGTGTTGATTTTTGGACTTATTTACAAGCAGCCTGATTTAGGCTCAGCAATGATTGTGTTGCTCATTTCTGCAACTGTAATACTATGTGCAGGTCTGCGTTGGAAACATATTTTAGGTTTAATGGGTCTTGGCGCAGCGAGTGTGACGATTTTAATGCTTTTTTTTGCGTCTGAAAACCAAACCCGCCGTTTTGCGTCTGCATTTCATCCGTTTGCTGATCCAGAAGCAGGCGGCTTTCAGCTTATACAATCCTACCTCGCCATGGGAACAGGAGGATTGACGGGTGTCGGTTTAGGACAAAGTGTACAAAAAGGATTTATTCCAGAGCCTCATACCGATTTTATTCTTGCTATTATTGCAGAAGAGCTTGGAATCCTAGGGGTCGCTTTTGTTATTTTTGGTCTTGGTTTCATCGTTGTCAAAGGGTTGCAGACAGCTATCCGGTGCAAAGATGTTTTTGGTAGCCTCCTTGCCGTAGGGATTTCTTGCATGATTGGTATACAGACGTTTGTAAACGTGGGGGCGATGTCCGGTTTAGTTCCAGTCACAGGCGTTACATTGCCATTTATAAGCTACGGTGGATCTTCGCTCGTGCTCTTAATGGCTTCTGTGGGAATCCTTTGTAACATTTCCATGTTTGTTAGGTACCGTGCAAAGAAAGAAGCTTCGTTAGAACCGACAGAAGAGAGCACAAACATGACTGGACAATATTGAGGCATTGCTGAGCGGAAAAATGCGTAGAGTCATTTAGTCGTTAGAGCAAGTTTTGACTTATCTAGACACGAAGGCTTAGGAGGAGCGGCGTTGCCACAGGGCAATGAGCACCTGACAAGGCAAAGCAACAAAGAAAGAGCTTTAGTTGCCCGGATCAGGCTAGTTGAAAACGCTTGNNNNNNNNNNNNNNNNNNNNNNNNNNNNNNNNNNNNNNNNNNNNNNNNNNNNNNNNNNNNNNNNNNNNNNNNNNNNNNNNNNNNNNNNNNNNNNNNNNTGTCTTTCGAGGCGCGAAGGCTAGAGAAGCGCGGAGTTGCCATAAGGCAATGAGCACTGAACATGCCAAAGCAACAAAGAAAGCGAGCGTTTCTCACAATGAGGAATCAGGCTAGTTGAAAACGCTTGTCTTTCGAGGCGCGAAGGCTAGAGAAGCGCGGAGTTGCCATAAGGCAATGAGCACTGAACATGCCAAAGCAACAAAGAAAGCGAGCGTTTCTCAACAGCCTGGCGAGCGTTTTCATCCGCCTGAAAAAGTAAAAGCAGCGTAGAGGATGCCCCCCTACGCTGCTTTTCTTTCTGCCTTTTCAACTCGATAACTTCGGTATGAGAGCAAGAGCAAATAGCTTAATGTGCCGAACAAGCAAGAAATGAACAATGCGTGTAACAAAGAAATGGACAAGGAAAGCAATGTAATAATGATGAGTGCTCCAGAGATCACTTGTAGACTGACGAACATGAATGCGAGGGTCAGAATCCATTTCACCGATTTTGAGACATCTGATTTACGCCAAGTTCGAATGAGGAAGAAGAGCAACCAGAGAAAAAACAGGCCTGCGGCGGCACGATGTCCCATATGAACCCATTCGTACATATTTGTCGGAAGTATGCCTCCCTCATTTGAACAGAAAGGATAGCCTTGACAAACGATGCTTGCACCAATATGACGGACAAATGCGCCTGAATAAACGACGGCATACAAATACACCATAAGCCATACGAGCTCTTTTCTCATCCCATGAGGAATGCTTACGAGTCGCCGTGGCTTTGTTGAAGTATTTTCAAAGACGAATAAGGTTAAGAGTAGCGTTGAAGAAAACGAGACAAGGGAGATTCCAAAATGGAGAGCCAAAATAAAATCAGACTGCCCCCAAACGACGGCTCCAGCTCCAATGAGTGCTTGTAGAACGAGAAAAAAAACGGATAAAATGGATAAGAGGCGTGCTTCCTTAGAGCGAAAGCGAACGAATGCCCAAACGGAAAAGATACCTACGATAATACCCGTATACGCTGAAATCGAGCGATGACTCCACTCAATTAATGTATCTTTAGATAAATCCTGTGGAAGAAACTCTCCGTGGCACAAAGGCCAAGTCGTTCCACAGCCAGCACCTGAGTCTGTTTTTGTTACGAGCGCACCGCCTAATAGAACGAGCAGCATACAGAAAACAGAAAAGACGCCTAATGCTCTCATTAGTTGTTGCAATTCATCACCTTCTTATGTTGTAAAGACGCTTCCTCTGTATCATATAGTGTCATCAGCCAAAGATCAAAAGGAAACGACTGCCGATGACAAAGAAACTCCCCAATACCGAAATTTCTATGAAGGATTTCATAAATAGCTTGAAACTTGTCCTGCATTTTGCTAGAAATAGATGAGGGGATTATGATGTTAATGCACACATATTTTTCCTAGTCGCGCACTAGGAATGATTGGAAAAGGTAGGGACACAAAACTGTCATACATATTTTTGCGACAGTCCTCCTAAAAACCATGGTTTGTGTTTTAATTGGGTACGACAACTGTCTTTTTCCATTTAAACACGAGGTCGTCTGCTTTTTATCCACAAACATGGTACAATGTAATTTGGACAGGGTCATAACCTTTGTTCTAAGGAGAGGGAGGATGACGATGAGCATAAAACAGTCGTCTCATATTGTAGAAGAAACAGGTTCCACAGTCGAGAATGCTGAGACTCAACCAATAAATAAAAGCTTTGTTGCAGAGCTTTTTTCACTTGTTAAAATTGGTATTATTAATTCCAATGTGATGACCACCTTTGCTGGTATATGGTTGGCATTGTATTATACAGATAGTTCAATTACGTCCAATTGGATACCTGGCGTTTTGGTATTGCTCGGTTCAGCACTCCTTATGGCTGGTGCTTGTACAATAAACAACTATTATGATCGAGATATTGATGCCATTATGGAACGTACACAAAGCAGACCAACTGTTACTGGGAGGTTTAGCAATAGTTTCGTCATCGCTGCAGGAGTTGCGTTCACCTTTTTAGGTCTTGCAATGTTGTTTTCCGTGAATGCAACAGCTGGTGTCATTGGCCTAGTTGGTTGGTTTTTTTATGTCGTCTTGTACACAATGTGGTCAAAACGTCGCTATACATTAAACACAGTTGTAGGAAGTGTCCCAGGAGCCGTTCCGCCATTAATTGGGTGGGCAGCTATTGACCCAACACTTTCTCATCCAGCTGCATGGATATTGTTTATGATCATGTTTTTGTGGCAGACACCACATTTTTTGTCACTCGCCATTAAGAAAACAGAAGACTATCGCAAGGCTGGTATACCGATGCTCCCAGTTGTTTACGGTTTTGCAATGACAAAGCGGCAAATTTTGATTTATATGGTTTGTTTGTTGCCTTTGCCTTTCTATCTTGCATCACTTGGGACGATTTTTCTCATCGTAGCGACACTGCTAAACGTGGGCTGGATTTTTCTCACGATTTACGGAATGAGATGGAAAGATAAAATGAAATGGGCAACCGGTGTGTTCGTCTATTCATTAAACTATCTAACAATTATGGTCGTTTTAATGGTAGTAGTTACGCTTCCACACGTGTTGTTGCCTTAAGCAACAACACGTATGAATATACAACAATGAGGAAAGTGGGGGACTAAACGCATGAAAAGTGCTGAAAACAACTGGCGCCGACGTATAATGTATTCCCTTTTTGGCTTGTGTGCAGTAATGCTCGCTGGCTGTGGACGGGAAAATTTATCTGCGCTTCAGCCTAAGGGCGAAGGGGCAAGCATGCTTTATGACTTAATGGTGATCAGCATCGTAATAATGATCGCTGTCTTCTTAGTCGTTATTGCCATTTATACGTATGTGCTTGTTCGTTACCGTAAGAAAAAAGGGGATCAAGATATTATCCCAGAACAGGTGGAAGGAAACCGTAACCTGGAGATTCTCTGGACGGTTATTCCAATCCTATTGCTGTTGATTTTAGCCGTACCAACAGTCAATTACACGTTCCAACTTGCCGATACTTCAGAGATGGAAGCTGAAGATAGCGACAATTACGTTGTGGATGTTACGGCAAACGCTTTCTGGTGGAATTTTGAATATCAAGGGCAAGAAGTGACAACGTCTCAAGATTTATACATACCAACAGGCGAAAAAGTTTTTGTCAATCTTTCTTCTGCAGATGTTATTCACTCATTTTGGGTTCCGGCTATTCAAGGAAAAATGGATAATAACCCTGGAGACAGCAACGTAAATACGATTTATTTGGAGACTGATGATGAAGGCGTTTACTGGGGGAAATGTGCAGAATTTTGTGGGCCTTCCCATGCGCTCATGGATTTCCGTGTCATCGCAGTCTCTCCTGAAGAGTTTGACGCATGGCTTGCCAACATGAAAGAAGGACCTGGAGAGCCTTCCACTGAGATTGCTGCTGCGGGCGAAGAAATTTTTGCGCAAAGTTGTGCAAGTTGCCATGCAGTTGAAGCTGGAGCAGTTGGTGGAGTTGGTCCAAATCTAACCAGCTTTGGCGACCGTGAGAAAATTGCAGGAATTCTTGAACATAACAGTGAGAATTTAAAAGAATGGATTCGTAATCCACAAGAAATTAAGCCGGGCAACAATATGCCTCAATTTAGCGAGGATCAAATTTCCGATGAGGATCTTGATGCGCTAGCAGAGTATTTGCTCGGATTAAAAGTAAGTGATGAATAATTTGCTACAGGGGAGGTAGGATTTGTGAGTACTATTGCTCAAAAAAAGGGCTTTGGCGCTGTGTTGTGGGATTACCTTACAACAGTTGACCATAAAAAAATAGCCATACTGTATCTCGTAGCTGGAGGTTTCTTCTTCTTAGTGGGGGGACTTGAGGCTGTATTAATTCGAATTCAATTGCTCATACCTGAGAATACATTTTTAGATGCGCAATTGTACAATGAAGTTATGACAATGCACGGAACGACGATGATCTTTTTGGCTGCTATGCCGATGATTTTCGCATTAATGAATGCCGTTGTTCCTTTGCAAATCGGTGCAAGGGACGTTGCCTTCCCGTTTTTAAATTCTTTAGGCTTTTGGCTCTTTTTCTTTGGGGGCGTCTTTTTAAACGTTGGTTGGTTTATTGGTCAAGTGCCTGATGCAGGCTGGACAGCG contains:
- a CDS encoding DUF5325 family protein yields the protein MEMKEIKWKYLLLAVLCAFFISLIGVAIGLKSWLLGIIATLCIVACMGVGFSQKAKDRIAGKI
- the typA gene encoding translational GTPase TypA, with amino-acid sequence MRLKKRNEIRNIAIIAHVDHGKTTLVDKMLHQSGLFRDNEHVEERAMDSNDIEKERGITILSKNTAVNYQGTTLNILDTPGHADFGGEVERIMRMVDGVLLIVDAYEGCMPQTRFVLKKALDTGLTPVVVINKMDRPAARPAEVVDEVLELFMELEADDDQLEFPVVFASAMNGVATNDLDVPKDDLKDLFEAIMTHVPAPDDTRDAPLQFQVSLLDYNDYVGRICIGRVFAGKIRHGQSVSLCQRNGSIAQAKISKLYGFEGLKRHEIDEAGAGDLVAIAGIQANVGETICLPGKEDALPIIKIDEPTLQMTFHVNDSPFAGRDGKYVTARKIEERLLKQLETDVSMRVTQGATPDEWVVSGRGELHLSVFIENLRREGYELSVSKPEVILREIKGVRSEPFEAVHIEVPDEFTGSVMESLGSRKGEMVNMSAQGERTMLEFLIPSRALIGYRTEFMTLTKGMGIMHHSFKEYRAEVTGYTGGRRRGVLVNKDPGKATQYGILGVEDRGVVFVEPGTDLYAGMIVGEHSRENDLTVNITKAKQMTNVRSANKDQTQTMKKARDMSLEEALEYMEDDELCEVTPEAIRLRKKILMQAERERAEKRKKKVVVEE
- a CDS encoding YlaH-like family protein, with protein sequence MTGNMAETIVVPTDMWPIANFIFQGYVGKTIPVDNLDQLALNLFFLYCIIVVLSVLVYNLGFARKLPILKNVIIYVMLLIGCMPLTVMGMGLPVAEGMFVIAIIFGVYRFRLHRGRKNQSQQA
- a CDS encoding HU family DNA-binding protein — translated: MNKNDLISTVAEKSGLSKKDATSAVEALFSSISEGLEKGEKIQLVGFGNFEVRERSERKGRNPQTGKEMTIPASKVPAFKPGKQLKDVVN
- a CDS encoding PhoH family protein, translated to METIYVLDTNVLLQDPYSLYAFKDNQVVIPAIVLEETDAKKKFPDEIGVHARTIARILDGLRKRGKLHDNILLDNGGTLRVELNHRSLNTLNQFFLEPTNDNRIIAVALNLMLEEQEKEEGRRVVLVSKDAMVRIKADVVGVVAEDFLNDRVIESDDMYRGFSEVYLDNQHIQSFYQEGSLSVALLDEDFYPNEAVIVKAQENPSGSSLGRLDSTASFIVPFSKQTDSVWGIRPRNVQQTMALELLLSEDVPLVTLTGQAGTGKTLLALAAGLLQTEEMRRFKKLLVARPIVPVGKDIGYLPGEKEEKLKPWMQPILDNLEHLFSVKKREELDRILAGLGSIEVEALSYIRGRSLPEQFIIIDEAQNLTKHEVKTILTRVGEGSKIILMGDTEQIDHPYLDPYNNGLTYVVEKFKDQPLSGHIRLLKGERSELARISAQLL
- the glsA gene encoding glutaminase A; the encoded protein is MYCQTSSELAEILERAVKMTTHGKVATYIPALAKASPSLLGISIYHDEEKCFHAGQTEQTFTLQSISKVIALALALMDHGAKTVFQHVGMEPTGDPFNSIAKLETMQNVKPLNPMINAGALVVSSLIKGATFHEKLGRLLDLVHDMTNVPERKYNHEVAKSEIETAHLNRSLAYFLKQHKLLSGHVEDLIEFYSHQCAIEVSCKDLARIGAVLAYDGKDPVTKRIILPAHIARICKTFMVTCGMYNASGEFAIRVGIPAKSGVSGAIVASIPGWGGIGIYGPALDDKGNSIGGMRALEIISHAYDLHIF
- a CDS encoding YlaN family protein, with amino-acid sequence MISETAINHQSAALALLKEDAEKILKLIKVQMDNLTMPQCPLYEEVLDTQMFGLSREIHFAVRLGLVEDQAGRDIIETLERELFALHEATMNAK